A stretch of the Archangium violaceum genome encodes the following:
- a CDS encoding CgeB family protein, protein MRIVFFCHSLLSDWNHGNAHFLRGVVTDLALRGHDVRVFEPADAWSMQNLLAEPLGAEALGEVRAVYPHVVPERYALDTLDLDRALEGAHLVIVHEWSAPELVMRLGERRKAGGTFRLLFHDTHHRSVSAREEMARYELTHYDGVLAFGEVIRRIYLDAGWTRQAWTWHEAADARVFLPQPHVRPERDLVWIGNWGDDERTAELHEFLLDPVKALGLKARVHGVRYPDTARAALAESGIEYAGWLPNHRAPVAFAQARVTVHVPRRPYTRALPGIPTIRPFEALACGIPLVTAPWSDAEGLFTPGQDFLIANNGQEMQRHLRALLADEGLRRELAEHGRRTVLARHTCGHRVDELLRICQQLGIEASELNPITRERVIA, encoded by the coding sequence ATGCGTATCGTCTTCTTCTGTCACTCCCTCCTGTCTGATTGGAATCACGGCAACGCCCACTTCCTGCGTGGGGTGGTGACGGATCTCGCACTGCGTGGTCACGATGTGCGTGTGTTCGAGCCCGCGGATGCGTGGAGCATGCAGAACCTCCTGGCCGAGCCCCTCGGGGCGGAGGCGCTGGGCGAGGTTCGCGCCGTCTACCCGCACGTGGTTCCCGAGCGCTATGCGCTCGACACGCTGGACCTGGATCGCGCGCTCGAGGGCGCCCACCTGGTGATCGTCCACGAGTGGAGCGCGCCGGAGTTGGTGATGCGGCTCGGTGAGCGGCGCAAGGCGGGCGGCACCTTCCGGCTGCTCTTCCATGACACGCACCACCGCAGCGTGAGCGCCCGGGAGGAGATGGCCCGTTACGAGCTCACCCACTACGACGGCGTGCTCGCCTTCGGTGAGGTCATCCGGCGCATCTACCTGGACGCGGGGTGGACCCGTCAGGCCTGGACGTGGCACGAGGCCGCCGACGCGCGCGTGTTCCTCCCGCAGCCGCACGTGAGGCCGGAGAGGGATCTCGTCTGGATTGGCAACTGGGGTGACGACGAGCGCACCGCGGAGCTGCACGAGTTCCTGTTGGATCCGGTGAAGGCGCTCGGCCTGAAGGCCCGCGTCCATGGCGTGCGCTACCCGGACACCGCGCGCGCGGCGCTGGCCGAGTCGGGCATCGAGTACGCCGGCTGGTTGCCGAACCACCGCGCGCCCGTGGCTTTCGCCCAGGCGCGTGTCACGGTCCACGTGCCGCGCCGGCCCTATACCCGGGCGCTGCCCGGCATCCCCACCATCCGCCCCTTCGAGGCGCTCGCCTGCGGCATTCCCCTGGTGACGGCGCCCTGGTCGGACGCGGAGGGGCTCTTCACCCCGGGCCAGGACTTCCTCATCGCCAACAACGGCCAGGAGATGCAGCGGCACCTGCGGGCGCTGCTCGCCGACGAGGGGCTGCGGCGCGAGCTCGCCGAGCACGGCCGGCGCACGGTGCTCGCGCGGCACACGTGTGGGCACCGGGTGGATGAGCTCCTGCGCATCTGCCAGCAGCTGGGCATCGAGGCTTCCGAACTGAACCCGATCACTCGGGAAAGGGTCATCGCATGA
- a CDS encoding NAD-dependent epimerase/dehydratase family protein: protein MSKTRAGHQKNGHDKRVVIFGGAGFIGSNVADHYLSEGRRVLVFDNVSRAGVERNLRWLKSRHGELLSVEVADIRDEKAVKRAVRGAEEVFHFAAQVAVTTSLEGPVHDFEVNARGTLNVLEALRHTEEPAPLIFTSTNKVYGGLLGMEFARNGRRYEPRDEATRSHGISERCPLDFESPYGCSKGAADQYVLDYGRSFGLKTAVFRMSCIYGPRQFGTEDQGWVAHFLIRALEGKPITLYGDGMQVRDILFIEDLVRAFRLAQANIDQLRGQAFNIGGGPERTVSLLELLDLIAQRTGRSPEIRFEGWRTGDQRYYVSDTRKFQQATGWAPQVGVEQGVARLHTWLEEMAEERASQPPAGGASLEAFAG from the coding sequence ATGAGCAAGACGCGAGCGGGTCATCAGAAGAACGGCCACGACAAGCGGGTGGTCATCTTCGGCGGGGCCGGGTTCATCGGCTCCAACGTGGCGGACCACTACCTGAGCGAGGGCCGCCGGGTGCTGGTGTTCGACAACGTCTCGCGCGCCGGCGTGGAGCGCAACCTGCGCTGGCTCAAGTCCCGCCACGGCGAGCTGCTCAGCGTGGAGGTGGCCGACATCCGCGACGAGAAGGCGGTGAAGCGGGCGGTGCGCGGCGCCGAGGAGGTCTTCCACTTCGCGGCCCAGGTGGCGGTGACCACCAGCCTGGAGGGCCCGGTGCACGACTTCGAGGTGAACGCGCGGGGGACGCTCAACGTCCTGGAGGCCCTGCGGCACACGGAGGAGCCGGCCCCGCTCATCTTCACCTCGACGAACAAGGTCTACGGCGGGCTGCTGGGGATGGAGTTCGCCCGGAACGGCCGCCGCTACGAGCCCCGGGACGAGGCGACGCGCTCCCACGGCATCAGCGAGCGCTGCCCGCTCGACTTCGAGAGCCCCTACGGCTGCTCCAAGGGCGCGGCGGATCAGTACGTGCTCGACTACGGGCGCTCCTTCGGGCTGAAGACCGCGGTGTTCCGCATGAGCTGCATCTACGGGCCGCGGCAGTTCGGCACCGAGGATCAAGGCTGGGTGGCGCACTTCCTCATCCGGGCGCTCGAGGGCAAGCCCATCACCCTCTACGGTGACGGCATGCAGGTGCGCGACATCCTCTTCATCGAGGACCTGGTGCGTGCCTTCCGCCTGGCGCAGGCGAACATCGACCAGCTCCGGGGGCAGGCCTTCAACATCGGTGGTGGCCCGGAGCGCACCGTGAGTCTGCTGGAGTTGCTCGATCTGATCGCCCAGCGCACGGGGCGCAGCCCCGAGATCCGTTTCGAGGGTTGGCGCACCGGCGACCAGCGCTACTACGTCTCCGATACCCGCAAGTTCCAGCAAGCCACGGGCTGGGCGCCGCAGGTGGGCGTCGAGCAGGGCGTGGCCCGGCTGCACACGTGGCTGGAAGAGATGGCGGAGGAGCGGGCGAGCCAACCACCCGCGGGAGGAGCTTCGCTTGAAGCGTTCGCGGGGTAG
- a CDS encoding glycosyltransferase family 4 protein: MKRSRGSPSVSLPPPIRRVLMTADTVGGVWTYALELCRALAEDGVQVELATLGAPLSLAQRAEAREVPGLSIHESSYQLEWMDDPWEDVRASGEWLLELEARLSPDIIHLNGYCHGALPWKTPVLVVAHSCVLSWWEAVKGESAPGRYARYREEVARGLRAAERVVAPSEAMLAAAERLYGPFRATQVIANARRAESFPPGAKEPFVLAAGRLWDEAKNLVALEAVAPRLPFPVRVAGETQHPSGGDSARAHHVQPLGRLTPSELAGWMARAAVYALPARYEPFGLSVLEAALAGCALVLGDIPSLREVWGDAALFVHPEDGDGLAEALTRLMANPAERERLAARAHARARTFTPRRMAEAYLELYAALRARPSERRVLPALHAS, from the coding sequence TTGAAGCGTTCGCGGGGTAGCCCGAGCGTGAGTCTGCCGCCGCCCATCCGGCGGGTGTTGATGACCGCCGATACGGTGGGTGGCGTGTGGACGTACGCTCTCGAGCTCTGCCGGGCACTCGCCGAGGACGGCGTGCAGGTGGAGCTCGCGACCCTGGGAGCACCGCTGTCCCTCGCGCAAAGGGCGGAAGCGCGCGAGGTTCCGGGCCTGTCCATCCACGAGAGCAGCTACCAGCTCGAGTGGATGGACGACCCGTGGGAGGATGTTCGCGCCTCGGGGGAGTGGCTCCTCGAGCTGGAAGCGCGGCTCTCCCCCGACATCATCCATCTCAATGGGTATTGCCACGGCGCGCTTCCCTGGAAGACGCCGGTGCTGGTGGTGGCGCACTCGTGCGTCCTCTCATGGTGGGAGGCCGTCAAGGGAGAGTCCGCCCCCGGGCGCTACGCGCGTTACAGGGAAGAGGTGGCGCGGGGATTGCGCGCGGCGGAGCGCGTGGTGGCGCCCAGCGAGGCGATGCTCGCCGCCGCCGAGCGGCTCTACGGCCCCTTCCGCGCGACGCAGGTCATCGCCAACGCGAGGCGGGCGGAGTCCTTCCCTCCAGGTGCGAAGGAGCCCTTCGTGCTCGCCGCGGGCCGGCTGTGGGACGAGGCCAAGAACCTGGTGGCGCTGGAGGCCGTCGCGCCGCGACTCCCGTTCCCGGTACGGGTGGCGGGGGAGACGCAGCACCCGAGCGGAGGCGACTCGGCCCGGGCCCACCATGTCCAGCCGCTCGGACGGCTCACGCCCTCGGAGCTCGCCGGGTGGATGGCGCGCGCCGCCGTCTATGCGCTGCCCGCTCGTTATGAGCCCTTCGGTCTGTCCGTGCTGGAGGCCGCCCTCGCCGGATGCGCGCTGGTGCTCGGAGACATCCCGAGCTTGCGCGAGGTGTGGGGCGACGCCGCGCTCTTCGTCCACCCGGAGGATGGAGATGGGCTCGCCGAGGCACTGACGCGGCTGATGGCGAACCCCGCCGAGCGAGAGCGCCTCGCCGCCAGGGCCCATGCCCGTGCACGGACCTTCACGCCCCGCCGCATGGCGGAGGCCTACCTGGAGCTCTATGCCGCGCTCCGAGCGCGGCCCTCGGAGAGGCGGGTCCTTCCCGCGCTCCACGCTTCATGA